The Vibrio agarivorans genome contains the following window.
CCATCAGGCTTAGAATTATGTATATCAGATAAGAGGTCGTACGATTGACCGCATTTAGCCGTGCTTCATTGCGTACGACGAATAGATACCCCAGAAATAGTGGAGTAAAGATAAAAATCATCCCTGAAAACATAAATCACTAACCTATATGACGAATTCCTGCGGTTAGAGTCCGCTTGATTTCAATACATCTGATAGTTGATTTCGGAACTCTAACTCATCTAAGTTACTGAGGTTATACAGGACTTCTGCGCCATTTGCATCAAATTCAACGAAATGCTCATCAATGCTTTCATCGTCTCTACGATGGAGTAGAACATGGTTGGCAACGCGTGCTAAATCCAAATAACTGAAGGAAGATTCTGTTTTGTCTGTTGAGCGGTTGGTGGCAACGTTGATAAAATCATTGTCAAAGCCCCAGTGGCCTAAAACGAGTTTACTGGCGTTACTGCACAAAGCATCAAAAACTGGCAAAGCGAGCTCTTGGTCTAAATAGTTTCCTTCTTCAAGATAGAAGTGATATTCGTTCACAAGACTGAATAAGCCAATATCAGCCAGTAAACCCACCAAAAGCGCTTTATCGATATCTACAGCGCGGTAATGAGCACTATCAAGGCCTTTTAGCTCTTTCAGCACGAGAACCATTGTCGCTCCAAGCTCACGCGATGAGGCGGCACTTTGTGCCAGTATTTTCTTACACGACGGGTTAAACTTCACCGAGAGTTTAAGCTGCTCAATCGCTTGAGCAGTGACAATATCGCGGACGCGTAAGATACCCAATCGAGAAACGGCTGTAATAAGATCGGTGCAGGTAATGTTACGACGATTAAAAATAACCGAGTTTGCTACTTTGATAACGGTTGCAGCGAGGCTCGGGTCCTCGAGTAAGCAGTCTGCAATATCGGATATGGTGGTGGTTTCTTGGGCACTGAGTCGCTGGATAGTGATCACCGCCTCGGGAATCGGTGGCAGTGAAATTTTGCCTGTAGAGACAGACTGTTTAACACGCTCAAAGAACTCGCTTTCCAGTCCCTTTAGA
Protein-coding sequences here:
- a CDS encoding HDOD domain-containing protein, which codes for MHHLSFFWLSPERDNILKGLESEFFERVKQSVSTGKISLPPIPEAVITIQRLSAQETTTISDIADCLLEDPSLAATVIKVANSVIFNRRNITCTDLITAVSRLGILRVRDIVTAQAIEQLKLSVKFNPSCKKILAQSAASSRELGATMVLVLKELKGLDSAHYRAVDIDKALLVGLLADIGLFSLVNEYHFYLEEGNYLDQELALPVFDALCSNASKLVLGHWGFDNDFINVATNRSTDKTESSFSYLDLARVANHVLLHRRDDESIDEHFVEFDANGAEVLYNLSNLDELEFRNQLSDVLKSSGL